In Mercurialis annua linkage group LG5, ddMerAnnu1.2, whole genome shotgun sequence, a single genomic region encodes these proteins:
- the LOC126680831 gene encoding major allergen Pru ar 1-like → MAAVTHEKEIATAIPVAKMFKVFVLEAATIMSKIVPQVIKNVEILEGNGGPGSIIKTTFVEGNTFYNGGMEYKYMKNKIDVIDSENFVYSYTTIEGDPWMESLDRVSYDVKIAASADGGSICKSTISYFPKGDAVIDERQINDDQETMMAMGMFKAVEAYVLAYPDA, encoded by the coding sequence ATGGCCGCAGTGACTCATGAAAAAGAGATTGCCACTGCAATCCCAGTAGCTAAAATGTTCAAGGTTTTTGTGCTTGAAGCTGCCACCATTATGTCTAAGATCGTGCCTCAGGTAATCAAGAACGTTGAGATTCTTGAAGGAAATGGAGGGCCAGGATCCATTATCAAGACTACATTTGTTGAAGGTAATACGTTCTATAATGGAGGCATGGAATATAAGTATATGAAGAATAAGATCGACGTGATAGATAGCGAGAATTTCGTATACTCATACACTACAATTGAGGGTGATCCATGGATGGAGTCACTCGACAGGGTCTCTTATGATGTCAAAATAGCGGCTTCTGCCGATGGAGGATCCATTTGCAAGAGCACCATCAGCTACTTCCCGAAGGGCGACGCAGTGATCGATGAGCGCCAAATCAACGACGATCAAGAAACGATGATGGCCATGGGCATGTTCAAAGCTGTTGAAGCCTATGTTTTGGCCTATCCAGATGCTTAA